Within Candidatus Abyssobacteria bacterium SURF_5, the genomic segment GGTAACGGAAGGAGCAGCCATCGCGCCCGAAGAGATACTGGTGACGCGGCTGAGACATCGGGCGGCTCTGGAAACAGCGCGGGCAGGGCTTGAAAATGCATTGCGCGCGCAGAAGGACAGGCTCTCTGTTGAATTTGTCGCGCTCGATGTGCGCGAAGCGCTCGATTCGCTCGGCGAGATCGTGGGCGCCGTGGTCACCGACGAATTGCTTGACAGGATTTTCGGAGAGTTCTGCATCGGGAAATAGGAGGGGGCGCCGGTAAGGTTTGAAATGATTCAATCACGGCGTTATAATGTCCTCAGAAGACGGAAGGCCTCAGGCTATCCCTTGAGAAGATAGGAGCCTGGATAGAATAGTCCTATGAAAGAAGGGAATCTTTATGAACCCCCTTTTGAAGCGCATTTCTATTGATTCGAACGTTTGCTTCGGCAAACCTTGCATTCGCGGGACACGAATATGGGTGTCTCTTATTTTGGATTTCCTGGCAGACGGAATGAAAGTTGAAGAGATACTCAAGGAATATCCGCAATTGACAGAGGAAGACATTCGCGCCGCCATTGCGTACGGAGCCGAGATGTCACGAGAACGTTACATTGAAATCCCGTCCGGGACGAAATGATGAAATTTAAGCTCGACGAGAACTTCGGTTCGCGAACGCAGGAACTCTTCATGGCTTCGGGACATGATGTACAGACGGTCAGGAGCCAAGGGCTGCAAGGCTGTGCAGACCAACGTCTATACGAGGTTTGCTGTCGCGAAGAGCGATGCCTCGTCACGCTGGACCTGGATTTCTCTGATGTGACGCATTTC encodes:
- a CDS encoding DUF433 domain-containing protein; amino-acid sequence: MFMNPLLKRISIDSNVCFGKPCIRGTRIWVSLILDFLADGMKVEEILKEYPQLTEEDIRAAIAYGAEMSRERYIEIPSGTK